CCCCTCAGACAGTTCTCATGAAGTGGCTCTTCTCTCTATCCATGCCAGCTCGCGCCACAACTGCTATAAAAGAcaacagcattttttttccaCACTGCGCCTTGAGGAGATTGACACAAACAATCTCTCACCCACAGAGGGTTATTTTTAACCAGCTGTCACAATATTTCCCTTAGCACCCTTAAAGCAGCAACAGAAGGTTATCAAAGGTCACCAGAGACAACTCTCCCTCACAACGGGTCACCACTATGAGGCAAACAACTGGGTCTCTCTTCAGGCTAACCAAGTACACATGACCGAACTTCTAACACCATTAGTTGTTCTCAGTGACTTCACTGTCTTCTGGCTCTACAACAAGAGGCTAAAGTTCTGGCTGTCCTTGTGTGGAAGCTTCTGGAAGCTGTGAACCTGGTTGTACTGTTTCTGGCAGTGTTTGGGGCTGACTTTGCTCTTCTGGAGCTGCCAATTGGGGCTGGTTTTGCTCTTCTGGAGCTGCCAACTGGGGCTGGTTTTGCTCTTCTGGAGCTGCCAACTGGGGCTGGTTTTGCTCTTCTGCAGCCGCTGACTGGGAGGCGTTCTTGTCTTGTTTCTGGCCAGCCACAGGAGTCTCAATGTAGGGCTTTGCCATCTTGATGGCCTCATCATAAGACGGCGGCAACTCTATGGCATAAAGACTGTATGCTGGAGGACTCATAAGACTTCTGTCGATCTCCCTGAAGGACAGAGGAAGCGGGATACTCTGGGGGTATTGTACGGAGCTGTATGCTGAAGACAGAAAGCACAAGAGCATGTTCATTTGATATATTAACATAACGAACGTCTCACATTAACTCTCAGTGGAATCATTgatgggtccatcaaggtctctTACACAGTTCTCACCTTGCCCATTTTGAAACCAAAACAACTTTGTGAGCGAGTTTGAGCTATGAGGATTTACCTCGCCTGCGGTCACACAGCAAATCAAGATCTGAACCCCAGGACCTTCACAATTATGTCCCAAccctctaaccattacaccacactgcttTCAGCAGGAGTTAACTCTGCTGGGATTTTAAAACCACTTTCATCCAAGTCCTGCACAATCTGCATCTTCGTGCAGTTCTTCTAAATACTTCTCATCCATCCCTTTTTGTCTTACGTTTCAGTTAGGCAAAAAAGGA
The Heteronotia binoei isolate CCM8104 ecotype False Entrance Well chromosome 18, APGP_CSIRO_Hbin_v1, whole genome shotgun sequence genome window above contains:
- the TMEM52 gene encoding transmembrane protein 52 isoform X1, translated to MPTVANIHCQGNSLQECAQQTGSWTSLWYVWLIMLTVFLLLMCGIGASCVKFCCRKKRPPVQTFPPQAHDLTAIPMDHDSTAHSTVTSYSSVQYPQSIPLPLSFREIDRSLMSPPAYSLYAIELPPSYDEAIKMAKPYIETPVAGQKQDKNASQSAAAEEQNQPQLAAPEEQNQPQLAAPEEQNQPQLAAPEEQSQPQTLPETVQPGSQLPEASTQGQPEL
- the TMEM52 gene encoding transmembrane protein 52 isoform X2, with product MPTVANIHCQGNSLQECAQQTGSWTSLWLIMLTVFLLLMCGIGASCVKFCCRKKRPPVQTFPPQAHDLTAIPMDHDSTAHSTVTSYSSVQYPQSIPLPLSFREIDRSLMSPPAYSLYAIELPPSYDEAIKMAKPYIETPVAGQKQDKNASQSAAAEEQNQPQLAAPEEQNQPQLAAPEEQNQPQLAAPEEQSQPQTLPETVQPGSQLPEASTQGQPEL